GCGACGGTCTCTCCATGTTCGAACCGGTCCACGGTTCGGCACCGGACATCGCCGGTCTGGACAGGGCCAACCCCCTGGCGGCGATTCTGTCGGGACGCCTTCTGCTGGAACATCTGGGGGAGAGCGCCTCCGCCCGACGTGTTGAACGCGCCGTGGAACGCTACCTCGCCACCGCACCGACCGCCAGGCTCCCCATGGAGTTCGGCGGAGAGGCGGGAACGACACAGGTCGGCGGGACCATCGCCGGGTACGCCGCCGAGTAACGGGACTCGGCGGGGATTTCGAGAGGGAGAGGTGAGCCCATGTCTACGCGGATGAATGGTGCGGAGATGGTGATCTCCGCATTGGAGAGAGAGCATGTCCAGTATGTCTTCGGTCTTCCGGGCGCGACGGTGATCCCCGTCTACGACGCGCTCCTCGGCGCCCCCTTCACCCATGTGCTGGCCCGACACGAACAGGGAGCCTGCCATGCGGCCGACGGCTACGCCCGCGCCTCGGGAAGGGTCGGCGTGGTCTTCGCCACCTCCGGGCCGGGGGCGACCAACCTGGTGACGGGGATCGCCAACGCCCATATGGATTCCATCCCCCTGGTGATCTTCACCGGACAGGTGGCCACGTCGAGCATCGGTACCGACGCCTTCCAGGAGGCGGATATCTACGGCTCGTCGCTCCCTCTGGTCAAGCACAGCTTCCTGGTGCGGGATGTCTCCGAGCTGCCCAGGATCGTCAAAGGCGCCTTCCAGATCGCCGCCACCGGCCGGCCGGGACCGGTCCTCATCGATCTGCCGGTGGATGTGCAGTACCAGGTGGGCGAGTTCGACTATCCCGAGACGGTACGCTTCCCGGGCTACGACCCGGAGACACGGCAGGATCTGACCAGGCTCCACGAGGCTGTGGACGCACTCAACGGCGCCGAACGCCCGGTGATCCTCGCCGGCGGCGGCGCCATCGCCGGTGGCGCTGCGGAGATACTGCGGGAGCTGGCCGTAACGGCTCAGATCCCTGTGGCCACCACCCTGATGGGCAAGGGCGTCTTTCCGGAGGACCACCCGCTGGCCCTGGGGATGCTGGGGATGCACGGTACCCCCAGGGCGAACCACGCCGTCTCCGAGGCGGATCTCATCATGGCGGTGGGCACGCGCTTCAGCAACCGCTCCACCGGGACCGACGGAGGCTTCGCCCAGTCGGCCACGGTGGTGCACGTGGATATCGATTCCGCCGAGCTGGACAAGAATGTCCACGCCGACATCGCCCTGAAGGGCAACGCCACCAAGGTGCTCCGCCTGCTGGCGGACAAGGTGGACAGCAACCGCGACCATTCGAGCTGGCGCACCAGGATCGAGAGCTGGCCCTATCCCGGCACGGAAACCGACGAAGAGGCGCTGACTCCTCAGCGGCTGCTCGCGGAGATCCAGAAACGCCACAGCCCCGAAGGCGTCCTCACCACCGAGGTGGGGCAGCACCAGATGTGGAGCGCCCTCTTCTGGCGGTCCCGGGCGCCGCGCACCTTCATCACCTCCGGAGGCCTGGGCACCATGGGATTCGGCCTCCCCTCC
Above is a genomic segment from Synergistales bacterium containing:
- the ilvB gene encoding biosynthetic-type acetolactate synthase large subunit encodes the protein MSTRMNGAEMVISALEREHVQYVFGLPGATVIPVYDALLGAPFTHVLARHEQGACHAADGYARASGRVGVVFATSGPGATNLVTGIANAHMDSIPLVIFTGQVATSSIGTDAFQEADIYGSSLPLVKHSFLVRDVSELPRIVKGAFQIAATGRPGPVLIDLPVDVQYQVGEFDYPETVRFPGYDPETRQDLTRLHEAVDALNGAERPVILAGGGAIAGGAAEILRELAVTAQIPVATTLMGKGVFPEDHPLALGMLGMHGTPRANHAVSEADLIMAVGTRFSNRSTGTDGGFAQSATVVHVDIDSAELDKNVHADIALKGNATKVLRLLADKVDSNRDHSSWRTRIESWPYPGTETDEEALTPQRLLAEIQKRHSPEGVLTTEVGQHQMWSALFWRSRAPRTFITSGGLGTMGFGLPSAVGAAFARPGEPVVCISGDGSFLMNAQELDTCLRYHLPVKVVVMNNAGLGMVRQWQQLFWDERYAHTCEECPLDIERIARGYGVPARKVQSLDELEGAADWAFAEEGPVVLDCRIERNANVFPMVPPGYGLQAYLRCEEDVSS